The window CTCTTACGATTCTCATTATATCCGAGAATATATCATTTTTTTTAGATATTAATAAAAAGTAATCTAATAAAATACAAAAATAACAAACTTTTAAAGCTTGGGACATATTTTGAGAAACATATTGGTTATTTGTCGGATCAATAAAAAAACTTTGTAGAAAAACAATAGAAATAACGAGAAAAATAGTAATAGTATCATAACAAAAAGCAGAAAAATTCAAAGAAAATATGCAAAAGAGCATTAAAATCAAGATAAATAACCGAACGGCAGGAACGAATTGTTCTAGTGGCCCTGGTAAGTACATTGTTATGAAGCCATTAAGCGAATCCAATAAAGGAGTTATTCCGACAAATATGAAAACTACTTTATATGCAAACGAGTGATTATCTTTTAGATTCATAAAAGTTCCTTTCATGTCCCTTTGCTGAATAATTGTTATCTATTTTTTTGAAAAACATTAAATTTATTTCTCGCAAATCATATAATCATTATCACTTTCTCAGAAAAATATTTACAATATTTTTCATTTCTCCGAAAATAGATAAAATAATTAAAGAAACTAATATAAAAACAGATCCCTGAGAAAAGAGTATAAGAAAAGTCGAGTGCAAATTTGGAATTAAAATATTTTTCGCAATAATTAAGCAAATGGCTATGATGGTAGACATAATAATTGGCTTAATTAATTTTCTTATGACTTCAAAAAAACTAGTTCTTAAAACATCTTTTGATAGACTATATAGCGAAATGAAATAAGTGGTTATGAAACCAGCTGATACAAGTAAAGATAACCTAGATATATTTCCCAAAATAATTCCAACGATTATAAAACTTACCATTATTAAGGTGTTCTTTTGAATAAGTTTACGCATATTTTTAGTTAAATTTCTTACTTCAAACATAGGAGATATTATTGAATAAAGAACTTGTACCCACACAGAAATACTAAGATATTTAAAAGGCAATACAGCTTTTCCCCATTGATTACCAAATAAAAACAAAATAATTTCCTTTGCATCAATTATAAAAAAGGAACTCAAGGCAAATCCGATATACGCTAAAGTCTTCATGACTTTATAATACGATTCCCTAAGCAAGTTAATATTATCTTGTTTATCTGCTAATACAGGTACTAAAATACTTGTAAATATACCCGAAACCAAATAATTCGGATATCTAAGCAATTGATAAGCTTTACCATAATTCCCAAGTGCTGAAGCTCCATATACTTTTCCTACAAGAAAATTATCAAAATTTTGAGAAAAGTATTGAAGAACATTTCCAAAAAACATATTAATAGAAAAATTAAGTACTTTATCAAGGGAATCACGCCTTAATTTGCCAAATTTCATCCTAGTGATGTAAATCTTGACAAAATAGTCAAGAAAAGTAGCAAAAACAGTATTAATAACCAGTGCATAAACACCTAAACCTGCAAGAGCTGCAATTACGCCCGAAACTCCTCCAACGAAAGATGTCAGTAATTGGGTTAAATTTAATACTTTAAATCGTAATTCCTTCATAAGATACGCATTAGGAATTACGATCAAACTATAAAACAAAACAGCTAAAGCAAATGGAAGGGATAGATAAAAATATTGAATACTTCCATAAAAAAAAGAAAGTAACAAACCTATAATAGGGAATAATAGCATTAACATCAAAGATAAAATACCAGAAAAACTGTATATGGATTCTATATCCGCAGCTGTTAAATCTTGGTGCTGTATTATTGCAGCGCCAATTCCAGCATTAGAAAGTAATTGAAAAAAAGATATAAAAATCAAAACGTTACCAACTTGACCATATTCATTCGGAGTTAACATCCTTGATAAAAGTAGATTAACCGCTAGCGTAATCAAAAAATTGCCATACCTACCGATGAATGAAAAAAATATGCCGTTCTTGAATGCTTGATTCAAAGTATTTTACCAACTTCCTATTCTGTTTGGTATAAATATCTTAAAAATATATTTTTAAAAACTAAATAAAAAAATTATTTATAAAAATATATAAATATTAATATAAAAGGAAATGAATTAATAATTAATTAGACAAAAGCGAAAAAATCTAAAATAGTAAATAATTCTCACGAAAATAATAATGTCATATTTTATTCGTAAAAAATCTATGAAGAATCTTCTTCAAAAGCAGTTTGACTAAAAAAAAGATGTTTGAAATGTTAAGCATTTTATTTTTAGTCATATAAAAAATAGTTTTTGTAAAGGATCCGTTTCCAGCGTATTTCAATATAAACATATCTGTCTTTCTTATTCGATGTTTCAAGAATTTTTCAAAAATATAATGATTATCTAAAGATTTGGATTTGGATAATAGCATATCTTCAAGCTTGGAT of the Oenococcus sp. UCMA 16435 genome contains:
- a CDS encoding lipopolysaccharide biosynthesis protein gives rise to the protein MNQAFKNGIFFSFIGRYGNFLITLAVNLLLSRMLTPNEYGQVGNVLIFISFFQLLSNAGIGAAIIQHQDLTAADIESIYSFSGILSLMLMLLFPIIGLLLSFFYGSIQYFYLSLPFALAVLFYSLIVIPNAYLMKELRFKVLNLTQLLTSFVGGVSGVIAALAGLGVYALVINTVFATFLDYFVKIYITRMKFGKLRRDSLDKVLNFSINMFFGNVLQYFSQNFDNFLVGKVYGASALGNYGKAYQLLRYPNYLVSGIFTSILVPVLADKQDNINLLRESYYKVMKTLAYIGFALSSFFIIDAKEIILFLFGNQWGKAVLPFKYLSISVWVQVLYSIISPMFEVRNLTKNMRKLIQKNTLIMVSFIIVGIILGNISRLSLLVSAGFITTYFISLYSLSKDVLRTSFFEVIRKLIKPIIMSTIIAICLIIAKNILIPNLHSTFLILFSQGSVFILVSLIILSIFGEMKNIVNIFLRK